In one window of Desulforhabdus amnigena DNA:
- a CDS encoding SDR family oxidoreductase: MNAKPVLILGATGYIGGRLVPRLLEAGYRVRVMARSLAKLQCRPWGGHPLLEMVEGDALDPAALKKACEGCGVAFYLIHSMISAEGKFAHADRESAQNMVAAAAEAGLERIIYLGALGNPDDPKLSKHIRSRHEVGKIFESGPVPATVLRAAMILGSGSASFEMLRYLVDRLPVMLTPAWVRTPVQPIGIGNVLEYLQGCLENEETVGKSFDIGGPEILTYEQLIHIYAEVAGLPRRRIIPIPVLSPYLSALWIHIITPVPASIAQPLAEGLANEVVCQENRIRSIIPIKLKDCRETIRLALEKTRQQRVETCWTDAGALLPPEWTYCGDAQYAGGTILECGHRIRLQASAEEIWEHVVRIGGETGWYFGDLLWKVRGTLDRLMGGTGLRRGRRHPSQLYTGDALDFWRVLEVDAPHRLLLLAEMKTPGEAILEFKLTPMGENQTELQQLSRFLPRGLLGILYWYILYPFHVWIFGGMLRTLSKNIGKPILKGPERFTPKLKTTCRI, encoded by the coding sequence ATGAATGCAAAACCTGTACTGATTCTCGGAGCAACCGGATATATCGGAGGCCGCCTGGTGCCCAGGCTTTTGGAGGCGGGGTACAGAGTGAGGGTGATGGCGCGATCCCTTGCCAAGTTGCAGTGCCGCCCGTGGGGTGGGCATCCCCTGCTGGAAATGGTGGAGGGTGATGCGCTGGATCCGGCGGCTCTCAAAAAAGCCTGCGAGGGATGCGGAGTCGCATTTTACCTGATCCATTCCATGATCTCGGCTGAAGGAAAGTTCGCGCATGCCGACAGGGAATCGGCTCAAAACATGGTCGCAGCGGCAGCCGAAGCTGGACTGGAACGCATCATTTACCTGGGAGCTCTCGGAAACCCCGACGACCCAAAGCTGAGCAAACACATACGGTCGCGCCACGAAGTGGGGAAAATCTTTGAATCGGGACCGGTTCCCGCCACCGTTCTTCGAGCCGCCATGATTCTCGGCTCCGGCAGCGCATCCTTCGAGATGCTCAGATATCTCGTCGACCGCCTTCCGGTGATGCTCACACCTGCGTGGGTGAGAACCCCCGTTCAGCCCATCGGCATAGGAAATGTCCTGGAATATCTCCAGGGATGCCTGGAAAACGAGGAAACCGTTGGAAAGAGCTTCGATATCGGAGGTCCCGAGATCCTGACCTACGAACAGCTCATCCACATTTATGCCGAAGTGGCGGGCCTGCCGCGCCGCAGGATCATTCCCATCCCGGTTTTGTCGCCCTACCTGAGCGCCCTTTGGATTCATATCATCACTCCCGTTCCCGCTTCCATCGCTCAGCCCCTGGCCGAAGGGCTCGCCAACGAGGTCGTGTGCCAGGAAAATCGCATACGATCCATCATCCCGATCAAACTCAAGGACTGCAGGGAAACCATCCGGCTGGCGTTGGAAAAGACTCGGCAGCAGCGCGTGGAAACGTGTTGGACCGATGCGGGAGCCTTGCTCCCGCCGGAATGGACTTATTGCGGCGATGCGCAATATGCCGGGGGAACGATCCTGGAATGCGGCCATCGGATTCGTCTGCAGGCCTCTGCGGAGGAGATCTGGGAGCATGTCGTCCGGATCGGTGGAGAGACCGGATGGTATTTCGGGGACCTGCTCTGGAAAGTGAGGGGGACCCTGGATCGCTTGATGGGAGGCACCGGATTGCGGCGCGGAAGGCGCCATCCCAGTCAACTCTATACGGGCGACGCCCTGGATTTCTGGCGCGTCCTGGAAGTGGATGCCCCCCACAGGCTGCTTCTGCTGGCTGAAATGAAAACTCCGGGAGAAGCCATCCTGGAATTCAAGCTCACTCCCATGGGTGAAAACCAGACGGAACTCCAACAGCTGTCGCGTTTCCTCCCCAGAGGGCTTTTGGGAATCCTGTACTGGTATATACTTTATCCTTTTCATGTCTGGATATTCGGCGGTATGCTGCGCACCCTTTCGAAAAACATTGGAAAACCCATACTGAAAGGACCCGAGCGCTTCACGCCGAAACTGAAAACCACATGCAGGATCTGA
- a CDS encoding pyridoxamine 5'-phosphate oxidase family protein, whose amino-acid sequence MKISEYFKNVKGRGVLATADAEGRVDGAIYASPHIMDEETVAFIMRDRLTHSNIQSNPHAAYIFSEDGPAYKGMRLFLTKIREEQDTELLFSLRRRDYRETDKDRGPLFLVFFKVDKVLPLIGAGDEE is encoded by the coding sequence ATGAAAATCAGCGAATATTTCAAGAATGTGAAAGGAAGAGGCGTTCTGGCCACAGCCGATGCGGAGGGCAGAGTGGATGGAGCAATCTACGCGTCGCCCCATATCATGGATGAGGAAACGGTGGCATTCATCATGCGGGACCGGTTGACTCACAGCAACATTCAGTCAAATCCTCATGCGGCTTATATTTTTTCGGAAGACGGCCCGGCTTATAAGGGCATGAGACTCTTTCTCACCAAAATACGCGAAGAACAGGACACGGAACTTCTTTTCTCTTTGCGTCGAAGAGACTATAGAGAAACGGATAAGGACCGGGGCCCCCTTTTCCTGGTCTTCTTCAAGGTCGACAAGGTCCTACCCCTCATCGGGGCGGGAGACGAGGAATAA